The segment ATGGATATAAAAGTATTGCTGGTATTTTAGAAATTAAAAGAGATTCAGTTAGAAATTTGTGTAAAAGATATGGACTTGCAGGATATGGTAAGCCTATTGAACATAATATTTTAGAAAAAGAAAATAGAATTATTTGTTGTCTTAACTGTGGACAACAAATAATTGTAGATGGCAAAAGGGGAAGAAAACCAAAATTCTGCTCAGAAGAGTGTAGAAGAAATTGGTGGAAAAATAATAATGATAAAAGAAACAGGAAAGAAAGTGCTTGGTATTCTTTTAAATGTAAAAACTGTGGTAAAGAGTTTAAAGCTTATGGGAATAAAAATAGAAAGTTTTGCTCCATAAGATGTTCAACTGAACATAGATTTGGCAGCACCAATTAAAGGAAGTGAAGCTCATGAGTAAAGAACAATTCAAT is part of the Haloimpatiens sp. FM7315 genome and harbors:
- a CDS encoding helix-turn-helix domain-containing protein encodes the protein MLKTEQKQQILELRKKGYGYKSIAGILEIKRDSVRNLCKRYGLAGYGKPIEHNILEKENRIICCLNCGQQIIVDGKRGRKPKFCSEECRRNWWKNNNDKRNRKESAWYSFKCKNCGKEFKAYGNKNRKFCSIRCSTEHRFGSTN